A genome region from Passer domesticus isolate bPasDom1 chromosome 27, bPasDom1.hap1, whole genome shotgun sequence includes the following:
- the GHDC gene encoding GH3 domain-containing protein — translation MLLAVAMAVVAVAVAVAMAIPALRHRLFRSALRRAGRRYRRRLEALDSDVRLRQERRLRRLLGTGTGTDTGTGTAGGWEEFQERHPLGQPCRDEAPGVPVAPLRPWALLPGCWDTDPRLQGSLLYLDALGAAFPRALARRGTALLHWSPGCRRAPAAWPLPSLYCAPAAAAALPSRAAALRVQLLFALRQRALHVLEAGLAAELHDALLTLRAEWPRLAQELELGRLSPQPGLPEGVRDQLQALLTPAVARAAQLRAECARGFEGIALRLWPRLEVVVVRTMYGAERLYCDSLLQAECQGLPFYCPFYQAAGALLGVNLWPAEPVPRFVLCPDWAFCEFLPCLASKEPRTVLLDELWEGREYGLVVTAQPGEYRCCTGEVLKVTGFHKQCPVVEPVRRESQTLSVRGESIPEEQFCQSLCRTLTVWPGARLVDYICVESSLLGDSSGPCAPHYEVFMELQGLRDLSEGQRYKLDQCLQEDFPIYKSFRFKGSIGPLRLHLVRPRTFPRLREALGSPVPMPRVLREEQLLQLIQGAVIS, via the exons ATGCTGCTGGCGGTGGCGATGGCGGTGGTGGCCGTGGCCGTGGCTGTGGCCATGGCCATCCCTGCCCTACGGCACCGCTTATTCCGTTCCGCGCTGCGCCGCGCCGGGCGCCGGTACCGGCGGCGGCTGGAGGCTCTGGACAGCGACGTGCGGCTGAGACAGGAGCGGCGGCTGCGGCGCCTGctgggcaccggcaccggcaccgacACCGGCACCGGCACGGCCGGCG GCTGGGAGGAGTTCCAGGAGCGGCAtcccctggggcagccctgtCGGGACGAAGCGCCGGGGGTTCCGGTTGCCCCGCTGCgcccctgggctctgctccccggCTGCTGGGACACCGACCCCCGGCTGCAG GGCTCCCTGCTCTACCTGGATGCCCTCGGCGCCGCCTTTCCGCGGGCGCTGGCCCGCCGGGGCACGGCGCTGCTGCACTGGAGCCCCGGCTGTCGCCGCGCCCCGGCGGCGTGGCCGCTGCCCAGCCTGTACTGCGCGCCGGCCgcggcggccgcgctgcccTCGCGGGCCGCGGCGCTGCGGGTGCAGCTGCTCTTTGCCCTGCGGCAGCGTGCCCTGCACGTGCTGGAGGCCGGGCTGGCAGCCGAGCTGCACGACGCGCTGCTGACCCTGCGGGCTGAGTGGCCCCGGCTGgcccaggagctggagctgggcaggctgagcccccagcccgGGCTGCCCGAGGGGGTGCGGGaccagctgcaggcactgctgacCCCGGCTGTTGCCCGGGCAGCCCAGCTCCGTGCTGAGTGTGCCCGCGGCTTTGAGGGCATCGCGTTGCGCCTGTGGCCGCGGCtggaggtggtggtggtgagGACCATGTACGGTGCAGAGCGGCTCTACTGCGACTCCCTCCTCCAAGCCGAGTGCCAGGGGCTGCCCTTCTACTGCCCCTTCTACCAGGCAGCAGGAG ccctgcttggTGTAAACCTGTGGCCAGCAGAGCCAGTGCCCCGATTCGTGCTGTGCCCCGACTGGGCTTTCTGCGagttcctgccctgcctggccagCAAGGAGCCACGGACCGTGCTGCTGGATGAGCTCTGGGAGGGCCGCGAGTACGGGCTGGTTGTGACAGCCCAGCCAGGAGAGTACAG GTGCTGTACTGGGGAGGTGCTGAAGGTGACTGGCTTCCACAAGCAGTGTCCCGTGGTGGAACCTGTGCGCAG GGAGAGCCAGACACTGAGCGTGCGAGGTGAGAGCATCCCTGAGGAGCAGTTCTGCCAGAGCCTGTGCCGCACCCTGACCGTGTGGCCGGGTGCTCGCCTGGTTGACTACATCTGTGTGGAGAGCAGCCTGCTGG GTGACTCTTCGGGGCCCTGTGCCCCCCACTACGAGGTGTTCATGGAGCTGCAGGGCCTGCGGGACCTGTCGGAGGGGCAGCGCTACAAG CTGGACCAGTGTCTCCAGGAGGATTTCCCCATCTACAAATCCTTCCGCTTCAAGGGCAGCATCGGGCCCCTGCGGCTGCACCTGGTGAGGCCCAGGACCTTCCCCCGGCTGCGGGAAGCTCTGGGCTCCCCCGTGCCCATGCCCAGGGTCCTGcgtgaggagcagctgctgcagctcatccAGGGAGCAGTCATCTCCTAg